The following are encoded in a window of Tessaracoccus flavescens genomic DNA:
- a CDS encoding tetratricopeptide repeat protein: MTDANFSRPGAVDLSALANASAPTASGGFVTSVSEADFESVANLSLQHPVILEFHSPRDPAGQNVSAALADLVNAAGGRYLLARVDVDAEPRLAQALGVQAVPTVVALIGGQMAPLFQGTRSEEEIGALLDQVAQLAIANGMTGRAQPVSGAALSDDPAAAPVNPRFEKADAALEAGDFAKAVEEFDVLLKETPSDPEVIAGRAQAALLQRSMSFDPEAIVAAAAERPDDVQAQFDAADLEVINGRYEEAFDRLLGLVAEVAPEDRDPIRLRLLELFEIAGRTEPVVLKARRRLASVLF, translated from the coding sequence ATGACCGATGCCAACTTCAGCCGTCCCGGCGCAGTAGACCTCTCCGCGCTCGCCAATGCCAGCGCCCCCACCGCGAGTGGGGGGTTCGTCACGAGCGTCAGCGAGGCCGACTTCGAGTCGGTGGCCAACCTCTCGCTGCAGCACCCAGTGATCCTGGAATTCCACTCGCCGCGCGACCCCGCGGGCCAGAACGTCTCCGCGGCGCTCGCCGATCTCGTCAACGCCGCAGGTGGCCGCTACCTCCTGGCCCGGGTCGACGTCGACGCCGAGCCCCGGCTCGCCCAGGCGCTCGGTGTCCAGGCCGTTCCCACCGTCGTCGCCCTCATCGGCGGCCAGATGGCGCCGCTGTTCCAGGGGACCAGGTCGGAAGAGGAGATCGGGGCACTGCTCGACCAGGTCGCCCAGCTCGCCATCGCCAACGGGATGACGGGGCGCGCCCAGCCCGTCTCGGGCGCCGCGCTCTCCGACGATCCCGCGGCGGCCCCCGTCAACCCGCGCTTCGAGAAGGCCGACGCTGCTCTCGAAGCCGGTGACTTCGCGAAAGCGGTCGAGGAGTTCGACGTCCTGCTCAAGGAGACCCCGAGCGATCCGGAGGTGATCGCGGGTCGTGCCCAGGCCGCCCTCCTGCAGCGCAGCATGAGCTTCGACCCCGAGGCCATCGTCGCGGCCGCCGCCGAGAGGCCCGACGACGTCCAGGCCCAGTTCGACGCGGCCGACCTCGAGGTGATCAACGGCCGCTACGAGGAGGCCTTCGACCGCCTCCTCGGACTGGTCGCGGAGGTCGCGCCCGAGGACCGGGACCCCATCCGGCTGCGCCTCCTCGAGCTGTTCGAGATCGCCGGTCGCACCGAGCCCGTCGTGCTCAAGGCGCGTCGCCGCCTGGCCAGCGTCCTGTTCTGA